CAGTGGCTGCACCCCCTTGGTCTGTTCACTGTAGATTACCTGTCCGGGTTCCAACAGACCAATTGTTTGCTGGAAGGTGGACAATAATGCACTGGAAGGGGCACAAGTTTATAAAGGAGCTGGTCTGTATTTCTGCAGGCCTGAGCAGTACAAACTTCCCTGGCTTGGTAGGTTTACCTGTGCTTGCAATGCCAGGAGCCAAGAAATATTTCACACCTCTATCAATTGTACATATCCCACATGTCACTGCTGCTGAAGAGTGTGTCAGTGGTATGGGGATGTCAAATTTGATTTATACACTAAAACCAGAGCCTTGACTACAATGCCACAGAGCTGGTGTCACACACTCATTAGGACACTTGCTAAGCAAAGCCACCCTAACCTTGCACCTTCACCCCCTGCCTTTGCCTGCCAAGGTGGCAGAGTTCAGGCCATGAGCCTTCCGTTAGGTACATGTACTCTCTTCTCCAGGGGTGACATCCCTAAGCATGAACCAACCAGTGGGGTACAGGACAGGGACCCTTTCCATGtctcctgctggagctgagccttCAATCAGAGTGGGCACAGCACCCTTGGACCCACACTGCCCAAGGGACATTGGTGCTGGGGTGGTACAAAGCCCCACAGGAGAGCACAAGCCAGGCCAGCACCAGCTGGGACATACTAGTTGGGCTGGCTGCGCTCAGGAAGCTGCTGGCACATGGCATCCTAGCACCACACACGCTGCCCAGTGCCCAAGGTGAGCACATGCCCCATCAAATTGTTACAGCCTCAGTCTGCTGTGCATTAACCACACAATTTCTTGTACTTcctatttacatatattttccTTGTAGAGCCCCAGATGTGCTTGGGGGTGTACAGCTCACCCCACCAGCTTTCACCCTCCCTCAGGTGAGACTTCCTTCTACCAAGGTGTGGGGCATGATcttggcagagctgtgggagcagTGCTGCCGGCAAGGCCTTGTACTGTGCCCCACAGTCCCCAGCCCACACTGGGCAGGAAGGCCAAGAAGCCAGGGACTGCAGGGAAGAGGTAAGCCCGTGTATTTCACAGCCCTCCTGTTTGCAGAGCCATCACCCAGCCGGCAGCTCCACAGTTCACTATGCAGCGTTTCTCAGTTGAGAGCAGTGACCCTCGGGGGCTTCAGGCAGGCAGGGGAAGAACTGCTCAGCCCATGGGCAAGGCACGCAGTGCCTACATCCCGTTGGTGCCCCGTGGGGGGATGAGCCCAGCAGCCACCAAGCGCCTTTCATTCATTAGGAAGTTGAAGGTTGCACATGCATTTGCCTGTGAATAGAAAAGGGAGTGAGTGAAACTCTGTCCCTCAGAAAGGAGAGTCGGCTCTTCCCCACGAGGTACGTGACCCCTTCTTTCAGTGGGGTGCTGCCTGTGCTCATCCGTCCTTACCGTGTCCTGCACCTCCACAGCAATCCCGCACTCCCGCATCTGCTTCAGCGTGGCGGGGTGGAGCCGCTccaccctgtcccctgtgcccagcaccAGGATCTCTGCAACCAGGGAACGACAAAGGTGGGCAGGGCAGCATTCGAGCTGCCTCGGCCCAGAcctgccctccctgcagggACCAAGGGCTCCCGCACAGCCACCCCGACAGGAGCCCGAAGGGAGGGCAGCCCGCGCCCCTCCTGCGCCGCGTACCTATCTGGGGCTCCAGCAGCCGGAACAGCGACAGACTCTCGTGCGAGATGTCCCGGTGGGAGCCAACctgcggggacacggcgggCGTTGAAGGGGGCTGTCCCCGG
The genomic region above belongs to Poecile atricapillus isolate bPoeAtr1 chromosome 9, bPoeAtr1.hap1, whole genome shotgun sequence and contains:
- the NDUFAF3 gene encoding NADH dehydrogenase [ubiquinone] 1 alpha subcomplex assembly factor 3 isoform X2, giving the protein MYQRTRVMVLEPESPNIMFIEGYSTRGFTISGDVVVGPCAVLPRSILQWNVGSHRDISHESLSLFRLLEPQIEILVLGTGDRVERLHPATLKQMRECGIAVEVQDTANACATFNFLMNERRLVAAGLIPPRGTNGM
- the NDUFAF3 gene encoding NADH dehydrogenase [ubiquinone] 1 alpha subcomplex assembly factor 3 isoform X1, encoding MAAVAALRRLVPAVGRAVGRAPCRGHRLTPADDEMYQRTRVMVLEPESPNIMFIEGYSTRGFTISGDVVVGPCAVLPRSILQWNVGSHRDISHESLSLFRLLEPQIEILVLGTGDRVERLHPATLKQMRECGIAVEVQDTANACATFNFLMNERRLVAAGLIPPRGTNGM